One window of Manihot esculenta cultivar AM560-2 chromosome 17, M.esculenta_v8, whole genome shotgun sequence genomic DNA carries:
- the LOC110604906 gene encoding uncharacterized protein LOC110604906 translates to MVAKLLGCRVNVIALQNRLLALWKSKGGIKCVDIENDYFEISFGNSTDFSKVLAEGPRIVCGHNFTIQPWSLSFDPSNPHPSSIVSWIRIPNLLSSLYHKPILEQVGSMIGKVIKIDERTLLATRGCFARLVVTVDLTKPLITRILVNENLKVIEYEALPIGCFYCGVYGHIKDNCPKLVVNPSNTEGASTLEEKKTAVAEPLKEKRAAVEPYGPWILVEPWKRQ, encoded by the coding sequence ATGGTGGCTAAGCTTTTAGGTTGTCGAGTGAATGTCATTGCCCTTCAAAACAGGTTGCTTGCTCTGTGGAAATCAAAAGGTGGGATAAAGTGTGTTGACATTGAGAACGATTATTTTGAAATCAGCTTTGGTAATTCGACAGATTTTTCGAAAGTGCTTGCGGAGGGTCCTAGGATCGTTTGCGGACATAATTTCACTATCCAACCATGGTCTCTTTCGTTTGATCCCTCTAACCCTCATCCGAGTTCCATTGTGTCATGGATTCGAATCCCCAACCTCCTCAGTTCTCTCTACCATAAGCCTATTCTCGAGCAGGTGGGTTCCATGATCGGCAAAGTCATTAAAATTGATGAACGTACCCTTCTTGCCACGAGAGGCTGTTTTGCTCGGTTGGTTGTCACGGTGGATCTCACGAAACCCTTGATTACCAGGATTTTAGTGAACGAGAATCTTAAGGTCATTGAATATGAAGCTCTCCCGATTGGATGCTTCTATTGTGGCGTTTATGGTCACATTAAGGATAATTGCCCTAAGCTTGTCGTGAACCCGAGTAACACTGAAGGTGCATCGACTCTGGAGGAAAAGAAGACTGCGGTGGCTGAACCATTGAAGGAGAAACGGGCGGCGGTTGAACCATATGGCCCCTGGATTCTGGTTGAGCCTTGGAAAAGGCAATAA
- the LOC110604594 gene encoding calcyclin-binding protein, producing the protein MADELALDLEELRQLQNLAKRPRVLSLISSEIRNLEKLSKEPTSVSVQTPTPIATGVKVPSTPALNYVPLGSFSWDQDNDKVKIYVSLEGVKQENVETDFKPMSFDVKFHDVQGKNYRCAIPKLNKEIDPEKCKVLVKPNRVVITLFKASKGNWLDLHFKEDKLKPNMDKERDPMAGIMDLMKNMYEEGDDEMKRTIAKAWTDARSGKAADPLQGYR; encoded by the exons ATGGCAGACGAATTGGCGTTAGATTTGGAGGAGCTAAGGCAGCTACAGAACTTAGCCAAGAGGCCAAGAGTCCTCTCGCTCATCTCCTCTGAGATACGCAACTTGGAGAAG TTGTCAAAGGAGCCTACTTCTGTGTCTGTTCAAACTCCAACTCCAATAGCAACTGGAGTCAAGGTGCCTTCAACCCCTGCTCTGAATTATGTTCCGCTTGGATCTTTCAGCTGGGATCaggacaatgacaaagtgaag ATATATGTCTCTCTAGAAGGTGTCAAGCAAGAAAATGTTGAGACAGACTTCAAGCCAATGTCATTTGATGTCAAATTCCACGATGTACAAGGAAAGAACTACCGATGTGCCATACCAAAATTGAACAAGGAGATTGATCCAGAGAAATGTAAAGTATTAGTTAAGCCTAACAGGGTTGTTATCACTTTGTTTAAAGCTTCAAAGGGGAACTGGTTAGACTTGCACTTCAAAGAGGACAAG CTGAAGCCAAATATGGACAAGGAGCGAGATCCCATGGCTGGAATTATGGACTTAATGAAG AACATGTACGAGGAAGGGGATGATGAAATGAAACGAACTATTGCAAAAGCGTGGACCGATGCGAGATCAGGCAAAGCAGCTGACCCGTTGCAGGGTTATCGTTAA
- the LOC110604369 gene encoding uncharacterized protein LOC110604369, with product MELSSAFRERLELMESTRNQRLSLLQAEKECEANRSQVLSSKLTNIRSMEQRCLLLDRNIAFQNFKILALKSEIESLDAKYQADLRQLRVLKSEVEELEEEEKEREVFYELKSNEIKAFKETVEKFVLKSQMQVNELKDQVNELNSAFVKLQGNNGYLCNSEIAPAEMRKSELVAVKENLDKHLASNYQLKSELQKQLQSLLSTQDQGKRKQLSQFTVSKGSMKSAF from the exons ATGGAGCTTTCCTCTGCGTTTCGAGAGAGGCTAGAGCTCATGGAAAGTACCAGAAACCAACGTCTCTCTCTCCTCCAG GCAGAGAAAGAATGCGAAGCAAACAGATCACAGGTCTTATCGTCAAAGTTAACTAATATTCGGTCCATGGAGCAACGTTGCTTGCTGCTTGATCGAAATATTGCATtccaaaacttcaaaatcttggcTCTAAAATCTGAAATCGAGAGCTTAGATGCCAAATACCAGGCTGATTTACGTCAATTGAG GGTTTTGAAGAGTGAAGTGGAGGAACTGgaagaggaggagaaggagagagAGGTGTTTTACGAGCTAAAAAGTAATGAGATTAAGGCATTTAAGGAAACAGTGGAGAAATTTGTTCTGAAATCTCAGATGCAAGTGAATGAGTTGAAGGATCAAGTGAACGAA TTGAATTCAGCCTTTGTAAAACTTCAAGGCAACAACGGATACTTGTGTAATTCTGAGATAGCTCCAGCAGAGATGAGAAAGTCAGAGCTTGTTGCTGTGAAGGAGAATTTGGACAAACATTTGGCTTCTAATTACCAATTAAAGTCTGAGCTGCAAAAACAGCTTCAGAGTTTACTGAGCACACAAGATCAAGGGAAGAGGAAACAACTATCCCAGTTCACTGTAAGTAAAGGTTCAATGAAGTCGGCTTTCTAA
- the LOC110605091 gene encoding glucan endo-1,3-beta-glucosidase 11 — protein MGMIHLFLLVSLAFSDYGFLQRAKSLGINYGQVGNDLPPPDEVIELLTSLKVSKARIYDTNPQVLTAFANSKIELIVTVQNEMLPLLIDPQQALQWVTTQIKPYYPTTKFTGIAVGNEVFTDDDTTLLSYLVQATVSIHGALIQLGLDNIQVSTPNSLAVLAQSFPPSAGSFKSEVSGIMSQFLQFLSSTKAPFWINAYPYFAYKDDPDGVPLDYVLFNPNSGMIDPYTKLHYDNMLYAQVDALIFAMARLGYNGIEVRVSETGWPSKGDPNEVGATIENAAVYNRNLLRRQLENEGTPLRPNLRLEIYLFALFNEDMKPGPTSERNYGLYQPDCTMAYNVGLSALSSSSSTSSASISLTSSATKASSKGYDQSLVYWTFVYLLIFQVFLRRPL, from the exons ATGGGCATGATTCATCTTTTTCTTCTAGTTTCTCTAGCTTTCTCAG ATTATGGTTTTCTGCAGAGAGCTAAATCTCTTGGCATCAACTATGGGCAGGTGGGCAACGATTTGCCACCGCCAGATGAAGTTATCGAACTCTTAACCTCactcaaagtctccaaagcaAGAATCTATGACACAAATCCTCAAGTTCTAACAGCATTTGCCAACTCTAAAATTGAGCTCATTGTCACTGTACAAAACGAAATGCTACCTCTTCTGATCGACCCTCAACAAGCCCTTCAATGGGTTACTACCCAAATCAAACCATATTATCCGACCACAAAATTCACCGGAATCGCTGTAGGAAATGAGGTCTTCACCGACGACGACACAACATTATTATCATATCTAGTTCAAGCCACAGTCAGCATTCATGGGGCACTGATTCAATTAGGGCTAGATAATATTCAAGTCTCAACACCAAATTCTTTAGCTGTTCTTGCTCAATCATTCCCTCCTTCAGCAGGCAGTTTCAAAAGTGAGGTCTCAGGGATCATGTCCCAATTCTTGCAATTTTTGTCAAGCACAAAGGCACCATTTTGGATCAATGCATATCCATATTTTGCTTACAAGGATGATCCTGACGGGGTTCCATTAGATTATGTTCTTTTTAACCCTAATTCAGGCATGATTGATCCCTACACAAAGCTGCACTATGACAATATGCTGTATGCTCAAGTAGATGCTCTTATTTTTGCAATGGCTAGATTGGGTTACAATGGAATTGAGGTTAGGGTTTCTGAGACTGGGTGGCCATCTAAAGGGGACCCAAATGAAGTTGGTGCAACCATTGAAAATGCAGCAGTTTACAACAGAAATTTGCTGAGAAGGCAATTGGAAAATGAAGGGACACCGTTGAGGCCTAATCTGAGActggaaatttatttatttgctttattcaATGAAGATATGAAGCCTGGACCAACTTCAGAGAGAAACTATGGTCTCTATCAACCTGATTGTACAATGGCTTACAATGTGGGGCTCTCTGCCCTTTCAAGCTCATCATCAACATCATCAGCTTCCATTTCTCTCACTTCCTCTGCCACTAAG GCTTCAAGCAAGGGATATGATCAAAGCTTGGTGTACTGGACGTTTGTGTATTTGCTGATCTTCCAAGTTTTTTTGAGAAGACCATTATAA
- the LOC110604907 gene encoding uncharacterized protein LOC110604907 codes for MIIITWNCHGAASSTFRNAFQEYKRLYHPNIFCLVEPHISGEAADEVCGLLGYENWIRVEAVGFSGGIWLLWSEDGFRIELVVTDPQFITVAINFSTGEKWLFSVVYASPDIYLRRKFWQSLSGENSLSISKWIVAGDFNSVVDSSEQSGYSSSNPPGAHDFSDWIFKYSLIDLGFVGSGFTWQRSGENVPYQAARLDRCFVSTDWRLDYVDAIVEHPPKLHSDHVPIVIRCQGVLAFGVCPFRFLTAWTLHAQFDQVVACSWDPNRSLIHNLSTLKIQLGEWNRTQFGNIFANKRRLLRRLGGVQRDLAESRTRSLVKLEFKLKRKLEEILRQEEIYWFQKSKEEWIANGERNTHFYHLAATIKRKKFCISALKNDLGEVVTDPSVLKEEVKLALDQMASGKAAGDDGFTVEFYKKAWPIVGTQVIDFVLFCLQGNELPSMINETVLVLIPKVTTSPYFINWTRAE; via the coding sequence atgataattataaCCTGGAATTGTCATGGTGCAGCATCATCTACTTTTCGCAACGCTTTTCAGGAATACAAGAGGCTATATCATCCTAACATCTTTTGTTTAGTGGAACCTCATATTTCTGGAGAAGCGGCTGATGAAGTTTGTGGTTTGTTGGGGTATGAAAATTGGATCCGTGTTGAGGCAGTCGGATTTAGTGGTGGTATTTGGTTGCTTTGGTCAGAAGATGGTTTTCGAATTGAATTAGTTGTTACCGATCCTCAATTCATTACGGTAGCAATTAATTTTTCTACTGGAGAGAAATGGTTGTTTAGTGTAGTTTATGCAAGCCCTGATATTTATTTAAGGAGGAAGTTTTGGCAATCTCTTTCTGGAGAAAATAGTCTATCCATTTCTAAATGGATTGTCGCGGGTGATTTTAATTCTGTAGTGGACTCATCTGAACAAAGTGGATATTCTTCTTCTAATCCTCCAGGAGCTCATGATTTTTCAGACTGGATTTTCAAGTACTCTCTTATTGATCTGGGGTTTGTTGGGAGTGGTTTCACATGGCAGAGAAGTGGCGAAAATGTCCCCTATCAAGCTGCTCGGTTAGATCGATGTTTTGTATCTACTGATTGGAGACTGGATTATGTTGATGCTATTGTTGAACATCCACCTAAATTGCATTCAGATCATGTCCCAATTGTGATTAGATGTCAAGGGGTTCTAGCTTTTGGAGTTTGTCCTTTTCGGTTTTTAACAGCTTGGACACTACATGCTCAGTTTGATCAAGTAGTTGCATGCTCTTGGGATCCAAATCGTTCCCTAATTCATAATCTGAGCACATTAAAAATTCAGCTTGGAGAGTGGAATAGGACTCAGTTCGGTAATATCTTTGCTAACAAGAGAAGGCTTTTACGCAGGTTAGGTGGTGTTCAGAGAGATCTTGCTGAAAGCCGGACAAGGAGCCTTGTAAAGcttgaatttaaattgaaacGCAAATTGGAAGAGATTCTACGCCAAGAGGAGATATACTGGTTTCAGAAATCAAAAGAGGAATGGATAGCGAACGGCGAACGGAATACTCATTTCTATCATCTAGCAGCTACTATCAAACGGAAAAAATTCTGTATTTCTGCTTTAAAGAATGATTTGGGGGAGGTTGTTACTGATCCGTCGGTTCTTAAAGAGGAGGTTAAGCTAGCATTGGACCAGATGGCGAGTGGTAAAGCGGCTGGCGACGATGGTTTTACTGTTGAATTTTATAAGAAGGCTTGGCCAATAGTTGGGACTCAGGTGATTGATTTTGTTCTTTTTTGTTTACAAGGCAATGAGCTCCCAAGCATGATTAATGAGACGGTTTTGGTATTGATACCGAAGGTTACAACAAGTCCTTACTTCATTAATTGGACCAGAGCAGAATAG
- the LOC110605581 gene encoding VQ motif-containing protein 1, which yields MASASSSSRKAIKVVIIDTQYVVTDPLAFKSVVQSLTGKDSGISWTEDQSSFAGEKRKREAAIGPIGGVAADGKLAKGLSFKDLDRMILEMPPAEEWHQFWAQNNLL from the coding sequence ATGGCTAGTGcaagcagcagcagcagaaaAGCGATAAAGGTAGTGATCATTGACACTCAATATGTTGTGACAGATCCTTTGGCCTTCAAGTCTGTGGTTCAGAGTCTTACCGGTAAAGATTCTGGCATTTCGTGGACAGAAGATCAGAGCTCGTTTGCTGGTGAAAAGAGGAAAAGAGAAGCCGCTATTGGCCCAATTGGTGGTGTTGCTGCTGATGGGAAGTTAGCAAAAGGTTTGTCGTTTAAAGACTTGGATCGAATGATCTTGGAGATGCCTCCAGCGGAGGAATGGCACCAGTTCTGGGCTCAGAATAATTTACTGTAA